One window of the Eucalyptus grandis isolate ANBG69807.140 chromosome 8, ASM1654582v1, whole genome shotgun sequence genome contains the following:
- the LOC104415886 gene encoding cysteine desulfurase SufS — translation MELEQPRQPHLNNINKYINPRNGKGSPSPSPLPSRSDLCKHSASFRKLGVGVPAAAGGISDVEKVSWLRSQIISSDAEFDSPFGRRRLTYADSTASGRCIRYVEDFIVDNILPFYGNSHTSNSHVGHRTTKTVHEASSYIKRCLGGKPEDVILFCGSGSTGSIKRLQEVMGIAVPSILRETMIKCMPSEERWVVLVGPYEHHSNLLSWRQSLAEVIEIGLDEDGSIDMEDLRQKLESYRDANRPILGSFSACSNVTGICTDTRAVAKLLHQFGAFTCFDFAASAPYVEIDMRSGDVDGYDAIFLSVHKFLGGPGSPGILLMSKALYRLGSFPPSTSGGGTVDYVNGFNEKDTLYVEDIEERENAGTPQIIQITRAALAFWLKDYVGNEVIEKLKHKYIKEAIERLSKNQNIEILGNKTAKRQAILSFLIYSTTNSPPDCNKKGRERGLYLWGEMGNERDKPLHGPFVATLLNDLFGIQARGGCACASPYGHALLGISEAQSHAFRCAIQKGFAGVNPGWTRVSFPHYLSEEEFEYIIAALEFVASFGQRFLLLYHFNLKTGNWTFKKKTFMEIVGKEKKGKIFILNDNKAGKNLNGDAKHESLIAKYMSYWESAKHIAGLLPKFPSPPRLQEDIDPELLYFRL, via the exons ATGGAACTAGAGCAACCCCGGCAACCCCATCTCAACAACATTAACAAGTACATCAACCCAAGAAATGGCAAGGGTAGTCCGTCACCATCGCCATTACCATCAAGGAGTGATCTGTGCAAGCACTCCGCATCCTTTCGGAAGCTTGGAGTGGGAGTCCCAGCAGCAGCGGGAGGCATCTCCGACGTGGAGAAGGTCTCGTGGCTCCGCTCTCAGATCATCAGCAGTGACGCCGAGTTTGACTCACCATTCGGCAGGCGACGGCTCACCTACGCTGACAGCACCGCCTCCGGCCGCTGCATCCGCTACGTTGAGGACTTCATCGTCGACAACATCCTTCCGTTTTACG GTAACTCCCACACGTCGAATAGCCACGTAGGTCACCGGACCACCAAGACGGTGCACGAGGCCTCGAGCTACATCAAACGGTGCTTAGGAGGTAAACCTGAGGACGTGATTTTGTTCTGCGGATCAGGATCCACTGGGTCGATCAAGCGGCTCCAAGAAGTCATGGGCATTGCAGTGCCATCGATCCTAAGAGAGACGATGATTAAGTGCATGCCAAGCGAAGAGAGATGGGTGGTCCTAGTTGGGCCTTATGAGCACCATTCAAACCTTCTCTCATGGAGGCAAAGTCTAGCGGAGGTCATAGAGATCGGACTAGATGAAGATGGGTCTATAGACATGGAAGATTTAAGGCAAAAGCTCGAGTCTTATCGAGATGCAAACAGGCCAATTCTGGGTTCTTTCTCAGCCTGTAGTAATGTTACCGGGATTTGCACTGACACAAGAGCTGTCGCGAAGCTGCTTCACCAATTTGGTGCCTTTACTTGCTTTGATTTTGCAGCTAG TGCACCTTATGTGGAAATCGACATGAGATCGGGGGATGTCGACGGTTACGATGCTATCTTCCTGAGTGTGCACAAGTTCCTTGGTGGACCTGGGTCTCCAGGAATCCTGCTCATGAGCAAGGCTCTCTATCGGCTTGGATCATTTCCCCCATCAACCTCTGGAGGAGGAACTGTTGATTATGTGAATGGCTTCAATGAAAAG GATACATTATACGTGGAAGAcattgaagaaagagagaatgctGGGACTCCACAAATTATTCAGATCACAAGAGCAGCATTGGCATTTTGGTTGAAAGATTACGTGGGAAATGAAGTGATCGAGAAACTAAAGCACAAGTACATTAAAGAAGCAATCGAAAGGCTCTCCAAAAACCAGAACATAGAgattctcgggaacaagacAGCTAAGAGACAAGCTATATTGTCTTTCCTGATATACTCAACAACTAATTCCCCACCAGATTGtaataaaaagggaagagagagagggctttaCCTGTGGGGAGAAATGGGGAACGAAAGAGACAAGCCTCTCCACGGACCTTTTGTTGCCACTCTCCTTAATGACCTCTTTGGCATTCAAGCGAGAGGCGGGTGCGCTTGTGCCAGTCCATATGGTCATGCCCTACTTGGCATTAGTGAAGCTCAGTCCCATGCATTTAGATGTGCCATTCAAAAG GGTTTTGCTGGAGTGAATCCTGGATGGACCAGAGTCAGCTTTCCCCACTACCTTTCGGAGGAGGAGTTCGAGTACATTATTGCTGCACTGGAGTTTGTAGCCTCTTTTGGCCAGAGGTTCCTTCTGCTCTATCATTTCAACCTGAAAACTGGAAACTGGACCTTCAAAAAGAAGACATTCATGGAGATtgtagggaaagaaaaaaagggcaaaatttTTATCTTAAATGACAACAAGGCTGGTAAAAATCTCAATGGTGATGCTAAACATGAGAGCCTCATTGCCAAGTACATGTCATACTGGGAAAGTGCAAAACATATTGCAGGTCTCCTCCCCAAGTTTCCCTCCCCGCCCAGGCTCCAGGAAGATATTGATCCAGAGCTGCTATACTTCCGCCTCTAG